The following coding sequences lie in one Mycteria americana isolate JAX WOST 10 ecotype Jacksonville Zoo and Gardens chromosome 15, USCA_MyAme_1.0, whole genome shotgun sequence genomic window:
- the LOC142417288 gene encoding apoptosis-inducing factor 3-like, which translates to MDGDDTVTAEVCKEADVGDGELWEVMVAGYPVLLVRNKKEFSALGSKCPHYGAPLSKGVLKGERLRCPWHGACFNIKTGDIEEYPSLDCLPCFKVTVKDGKVFVTAKKKDLESSLRVKDTSKRCLLNRDTKLLLGGGVAALTCAETLRQEGFTGRIIMATKEKHAPYDKSKLSKEMNLKAEDIYLRKPEFLNAHGIELWTEKEAVSVDFQKQKVCFMDGSSQTYNQLLIATGSHSNSLKVPGADLQNVCILHTPENSRKILELATGKNLVIIGASFIGMEVAAFLSDKAGHISVVEKKEFPFQNALGPQVGGVAMKLLQNKGVKFYMKTELCELKGKDGKVTEAVLASGEKLPADVVVVGIGVFPNSAFLKGTSIARDDSGAILVDLRMQTNIPNVFAAGDVVSFPVVLLNGDRSSIHHQQVAEAHGHVAALNMLKKEKELHTVPFFWTTMLGKSIRYAGCGKGYTDTVVKGSLEQQKFLIFYIRDGFVTAAASLNCDPMVSLIAEVLYLGKQISKEEAEACDICNIPSLAET; encoded by the exons ATGGACGGCGACGACACCGTAACCGCCGAGGTCTGCAAGGAGGCTGACGTTGGGGATGGAGA GCTGTGGGAGGTGATGGTGGCCGGCTACCCGGTGCTGCTGGTGAGGAACAAGAAGGAGTTCAGCGCCCTGGGCAGCAAGTGCCCCCACTATGGTGCCCCGCTCAGCAAAG GAGTCTTGAAAGGAGAGAGGCTGCGCTGCCCCTGGCACGGTGCCTGCTTTAATATCAAAACTGGAGACATCGAGGAGTACCCTTCTCTGGACTGCCTTCCCTGCTTTAAG GTAACAGTGAAAGACGGAAAGGTGTTTGTTACAGCAAAAAAGAAG GATCTTGAAAGCAGCCTGAGGGTGAAGGATACAAGCAAGCGATGCCTTCTCAACCGGGACACGAAGCTGCTTCTAGGGGGAG GTGTGGCTGCCCTGACCTGTGCAGAGACACTTCGCCAAGAAGGCTTTACTGGCAGGATCATCATGGCCACCAAAGAGAAACATGCGCCATATGACAAGTCCAAACTGAGCAAG gAAATGAACTTGAAAGCTGAGGACATCTACCTGCGGAAACCTGAATTCCTCAATGCTCATGGCATAGAGCTCTGGACAGAGAAAGAG GCAGTATCGGTGGATTTCCAGAAACAGAAGGTCTGCTTCATGGATGGGTCCTCTCAGACGTACAATCAGCTGCTCATTGCAACAGGCAGCCA CTCCAACTCCCTCAAAGTCCCAGGTGCAGACCTGCAGAACGTGTGCATTCTCCACACCCCAGAAAACTCTAGAAAGATCTTAGAGCTGGCAACTGGGAAGAATCTGGTGATCATAGGAGCTTCATTCATAG GAATGGAGGTAGCTGCCTTCCTCTCAGACAAGGCTGGTCACATCTCAGtggtggaaaaaaaggagttCCCTTTCCAGAATGCACTGGGTCCGCAGGTTGGAGGTGTCGCCATGAAG ttGCTGCAAAATAAAGGGGTGAAGTTTTACATGAAAACAGAACTCTGTGagctgaaaggaaaggatggaaag GTCACAGAGGCTGTTCTTGCCAGTGGAGAGAAACTACCTGCAGATGTGGTAGTGGTGGGAATAG GGGTGTTCCCCAACTCAGCATTTCTGAAGGGCACCTCCATCGCCAGGGATGACAGCGGTGCCATCCTGGTGGATCTG CGCATGCAAACCAACATCCCAAATGTCTTCGCTGCGGGGGATGTGGTCTCCTTTCCTGTAGTGCTGCTCAACGGGGACCGGTCCAGCATCCATCACCAACAGGTGGCCGAGGCCCACG GTCACGTTGCTGCCTTAAACAtgctgaagaaagagaaggagttGCACACCGTCCCCTTCTTCTGGACCACGATGCTTGGGAAAAGCATCCGCTACGCAG GCTGTGGGAAGGGATACACGGACACTGTTGTGAAGGGCAGCCTGGAGCAACAGAAGTTCCTGATCTTTTACATCAG GGACGGCTTCGTGACTGCAGCTGCCAGCCTGAACTGTGACCCCATGGTGTCTCTGATTGCAGAAGTTTTATACTTAGGGAAACAAATCTCTAAAGAAGAAGCAGA GGCCTGCGACATCTGCAATATACCCTCGCTGGCAGAAACCTAA
- the TLCD2 gene encoding TLC domain-containing protein 2: protein MPMAFSPGLLLVAGSFAAFRLLNRGLERLVPPPPSARRNRWKWRNIWTSLAHSVLSGGGALAGFCLHPGLSEDLVGTHPPGAHSLVAMSVGYFLEDFVDMLCNQKLHQSWELLFHHSVVIVCFGIAVLLHQYVGFALVALLVEINSIFLHLRQILLMANLVHTACYRLNSIINLGTYVVFRIATLAWMTRWLFLNRENVPPATYAVGTVGMAIMTPMNIILFYRLLRSDFFKSSRDVQREKQQ, encoded by the exons ATGCCCATGGCTTTCAGCCCGGGGCTGCTGTTGGTGGCCGGTTCCTTCGCCGCCTTCCGCCTGCTGAACCGGGGGCTGGAGCGGCtggtgccgccgccgccctcggcccGGCGCAACCGCTGGAAGTGGCGCAACATCTGGACGTCGCTGGCGCACAGCGTGctcagcggcggcggggcgctggcCGG GTTCTGCCTGCACCCCGGCCTGTCCGAGGACCTGGTGGGCACACACCCGCCCGGGGCACACAGCCTGGTCGCCATGTCCGTAG GTTATTTCCTTGAAGACTTTGTGGACATGTTGTGCAATCAGAAACTTCACCAGtcctgggagctgctcttccatCACTCTGTG gtGATTGTCTGCTTTGGTATTGCAGTGCTGCTCCATCAGTACGTCGGGTTTGCCCTCGTGGCTTTACTGGTGGAGATTAACTCCATCTTCCTCCACCTGCGGCAGATCCTACTCATGGCTAACCTGGTGCACACCGCCTGCTACCGCCTCAACAGCATCATCAACCTGGGCACCTACGTGGTGTTCCGCATCGCCACGCTGGCCTGGATGACCCGCTGGCTCTTCCTCAATCGGGAGAACGTGCCCCCAGCAACATACGCCGTGGGCACAGTGGGCATGGCAATCATGACGCCCATGAACATCATTCTCTTCTACCGCCTGCTGCGTAGCGACTTCTTCAAGTCCAGCCGGGATGTGCAGCGGGAGAAGCAGCAATAG